The window AGCAGGGGAGATGGCGATGGCACGGCCGAGGATCAAGGACGTCGCCCGGCACGCAGGCGTGTCGGAGAAGACGGTGTCCAACGTGATCAACGACTACACCCATGTCTCCGACCGCACCCGGCGAGTGGTCCAGGAGTCCATCGCCCAGCTCGGGTACCGGGTGAACCTGGCGGGCCGTCACCTGCGCAAGGGCCGTACGGGCATCATCGCCCTGGTCGTACCGGAACTGGACGTCCCGTACTTCGCGGAGCTCGCCCGGCACGTCGTGCGCGAGGCCGGGGAGCGATCCCTGACCGTGCTGATCCACCAGTCGGGCGCGGACCGCGAGCACGAGCTGGCCGCGCTCGCGGGGTTCGGCTCCGACTTCGTCGACGGCGTCATCCTCAGCCCCCTCGCCCTCACCGCCGACGATCTGCGCGAACGTGCGGGCGCGCCGCCCACGGTCCTGCTCGGGGAGTTGCTGGAGGAGGGGGCGGACCACGTCGCCATCGACAACGAACTGGCGGCACGCGAGGCCACCGCCCACCTGATAGCCCTGGGCCGCCGCTCCGTGCTGGCCGTCGGCGGGCGGGACGACGCCGGCCTCGGCACCGCCGAAGCGCGCACCCGGGGCTACCGGGCGGCCCTGGACGCGGCGGGCATCGCCTACGACCCGTCCGCGCTGCTCCCCGTCGCGTCCTTCCGGATGTCCGACGGAGCCGCGGCGGTCGAGGCCGCGCTGAACCGGGGGATCCGGCCCGACGCGCTGCTGTGCTTCAACGACCAACTGGCCCTGGGTGCTCTGCGCGCCCTGCACGAACGCGGCGTCCGCGTGCCGGAGGAGGTCGCCGTGATCGGCTTCGACGACGTGGAGGGCGGCCGGTTCAGCGTGCCGACCCTCAGCACCGTGGCGCCCGACAAGGCGGCGGTGGCCAGGACGGCGGTCCAGCTCCTCCAGCGCCGCATCGACGAGGCGTCGGGGTCGCCGTCGGACGGTACGGCGGTCCCGGCCGTCCTGTCGCCGCAGGACCGGGTGGTGGCCCACCGCCTGGTCCTGCGCGAGAGCACCGAGGGCGGCTCCCGCGCGAGGTGACGGTCGCGTGCCGCGGGGCGGGGCGCCGCGGTGTCCGGGGCAGGGTCTCCCCCGCCGTCGCCCGCCCGGCGGGACGTCCGCGTGCCGCCCCGTCAGTCCCGGTCCTCGCGGATCATGTCGGCGCACTTCTCACCGATCATCATCGTGGTGATGCAGGGGTTGACCGCCGGGAGGAACGGCATCACGGACGCGTCGGCCACCCTCAGGCCCCGCACTCCCTTCACCCGGAGTCTGGGATCGAGGACGGCCTCGGGGTCGTCGACGGCGCCCATCCGCACCGTGCCCGCGGGGTGGTACACCGTGTTGTGGGTCTTGCGGATGTAGTCGAGGAGTTCCTCGTCGGTGGTGGCACCGGTCCCGGGCGCCAGCTCACGGCCGGCCCAGGCGGCCATCGGCGCCCGCGAGACGATGTCGCGGGCGAGCCGCAGGCCGTAGGTCATGACCCGCACGTCGTGCTCGTCGGTGAAGTAGCGCGGGTCGACCCGGGGCTTGTCGCGGAAGTCGCGGGTGCGCAGCCGGACGGTACCCTCCGAACGCGCTCGGGTGACGTTGGGCGTGAGGCAGAAGGCGTTCTCGGAGGTGGGATATCCGCGCCGGTAGGTGTTCATGTCGAACGGCACGGAACCGTAGTGGAACATCAGGTCCGGGCGGTCCAGGCCCCCTTCGGTGTCGGCGAAGATGCCGATCTCCCACCACTGGGTGGAGGTGGTGACCATGGGCTGCCGCGCCTCCCACATGATCACGCCTTCGGGGTGGTCCTGGAGGTGGGCTCCGACGGCCCGCGAGTCGACCTCGACCTCCACCCCCATCTCGCGCAGGTGTTCCGCCGGACCGATCCCCGAGAGCATGAGCAGCTTCGGCCCGTCGATGGAACCGCAGGCCACGACGACCTCGCGGCGAGCACCGACGGTACGGGAGTGGATGAGGTCCGGTGTCAGGTACTCGACCCCGGTGCAGCGCCGCCCGCCGTCGAGGACGAGGCGCTTCGCGTGCAGCCCCGTGCGCACCTCCAGGTTGGGCCGCTGCCCGATCACCGGGTGGAGATAGGACACGGACGCGGACGAACGGGTGCCGTCGGCACGGGCGTTGATCTGGAACCAGTGCGCTCCGCGGGTCACCGTCGTGCCGGTGTTGAAGGGTGTGGTGGGGATTCCGGCGTCCGCACAGGCCTCCAGCAGGGCCGCACCGCACGGGTCGTTCGGCGGGATGGTGCGGATGGTCACCGGACCTCCGCGTCCGTGGTGGTCCCCCGGGGCGTCGTTGGTCTCCAGCCGCTTGTAGAGGGGGAAGCAGTCCGCGGCGCTCCAGCCCTCGCACCCGAGGGCGCCCCACTCGTCGAGGTCCTCGGCGGGCGCCCAGAAGGCGATGCAGGAGTTGTGGGACGAGCAGCCGCCGAGGACCTTCGCCCGGGCGTGCCGCATGAAGCTGTTGCCGTTGTCCTGGGGCTCCACCGGGTAGTCCCAGTCGTAGCCGGATTCCAGCAGCCCCATCCACCGGTCGAGCCGGAGGACGTTCTCGTCACCGACGTCGGAGGGACCGGCCTCCAGGACGCACACGGTGACGGAGGGATCCTCGGACAGCCGGGCTGCGACGACCGCGCCGGCCGTGCCCCCGCCCACCACCACGTAGTCGAATTCGTCCCTCGGCGCGCTCTCAGCGGACATCGGTGTCTCCAGGGATCAGAGGGTCAGGGGGCGGGCGGCGGATCAGGCGGACGGCGTTGTGGGCTCGGCCGGGTCGTTCGCCTCGGAACGGTGGCTCTCCAGGACCCCGGTCCTGTGCCGCTGGACGAACCAGTAGTAGACGAAGCCGCCGCCCCCGACGATGCCGACGAAGACGAAGGCACCCCAGCGCAGGTACCAGTGCTGCGGCCCCGTCGCGTTGTAGACCTCGGCGCGCGGCCACGCGAGGTTGAGCGCCATCCCCGCGCCCCACAGCACGGCGAGGATGTTGACCGGCAGCCCGAAGCGGCCGAGTGTGAAGTTGCCCTCGGCGCAGCGCCAGTCACCCTTCAGCCGGCGGACGAGCATGGGCGCGGTGACCAGCAGGTAGGCCACGTAGATCATGATGACGGCGATGCTGGTGATCACCGAGAAGATCTGCGGCTGGTTGATGTTGATCACCAGGATGACGACGCCCACCACACCGATCAGGACGGCGGGTACGACGGGGGTCTTGAAGCGGGGGCTGACGCGGGCCAGCACCGACCCGGCGGGCAGGTTGTTGTCCCGCGCCATGGCGAACATCAGCCGGATGCCCGCGGCCTGCACGGCGAGCACGCAGACGGTGATCGCGACGACGACGCACCACAGGAAGATCTCGCCGATGGTCGAGCCGAGCGTCTGCAGCACGACGTACTGCAGACCCCCCGTCGACAGTTCCTTCGCGGCCAGGTCGGGGACCGCCAGCAGCGCGAAGAGCAGGATCAGTCCGCCGATGAGGAAGGAGGCGATGAGGGCCCGCAGGATCGCACGCGGCGCGTTGCGGCTCGGGTGGTGCGACTCCTCGCCGAGCGACGACGCCGTGTCGAAGCCGTACATCACGTAGGCGGACGCGAGTGACGCGGTGAGGAACGCGCCGAAGTAGCCGAGGGTCCGCCCCTCACCGAGCCCGTACGTGTCCGTCAGGACACTGCTGGGGCCGCGGGTGATGTGCGCGGCCAGGAAGACGATCAGTGCGACGGCGGCGATCAGCTCGATGAACACGCCCGCGGAGTTGATGCGTGCCATCAGCTTGACGCCGAACGCGTTGATCAGGGTGGAGAACAGGATCAGGACCGTGCCCAGGAGCACGGCGTTCTCCGCGGCGTCGTTCTTGCCGCTGCCGTCGCCGACGAACTGGAACCAGTCGTCGATCTGCGGGAGCGTGATCTGGTACGCGAGGGCCACGGCGGACAGCGAGACCATGGTGGCGGTCATCATCATCCAGCCGCCGAGCCAGCCGACGTGCGGACCGCCCATGGTCTTGGCCCAGTTGTAGATCGACCCGGCCACGGGATACCGCGCCGCCAGCTCGCAGAAGCACAGGGCGACCATCAGCTGGCCCACGAACACCATGGGCCAGGACCACCAGTAGGCCGGGCCCCCGAAACTCACGCCGAAGTAGAACAGCTGGAAGGTGCCGGTCAGGATCGAGATGTAGCTGATGCCCGCGGCGAACGTGTGGAAGTTGCCCAGGGTCCGCTTGAGTTCGGGCTTGTAGCCGAGTTCGGCGAGCGAGTCGTCGTCGTGCGTGCCGTCGGCCCGGGTACCGGGAGGAGGCGTGCCCGTCGGATCGGGGCTCGTGGGGCCGGACGTGCTCATTCGAACCACCTCTGCGGACGGGCGGCGGTGTTGCGCCAGATGTGCTTGGCCTCCTGGTACTCCGCGAGCCCGGCCGGGCCCAGCTCACGGCCCACACCGGACTGCTTCATGCCGCCCCATTCCGCCTGCGGGACGTACGGGTGGAAGTCGTTGATCCACACCGTGCCCGCGCGCAGTCCGGCCGCCACCCGGTGGGCGCGCTCGCCGTCCTGGGTCCAGACGGCGCCCGCCAGCCCGTAGACGGTGTCGTTGGCCAGGGCGACGGCCTCGGCCTCCTCGCCGAACCGCTCGACGGTGAGGACGGGCCCGAAGGACTCGTCCCGCACGACGGACATGTCCGGGGTGCACTCGTCGAGCACGGTCGGCAGGAAGTAGAAGCCCCGCTGCAGCGCCGGGTCGTCCGGGCGGGCGCCCCCGCAGCGCAGCACCGCGCCCTCCGCGAGACCGGCGGCCACGTAGGTCTCCACCTTGTCGCGGTGGGCGGCCGAGATCAGCGGCCCGCTGCGCGACCGCTCGTCGAAGGGCCCGCCGAGCCGGATCCCCTCGGCGCGGCGTACGAGTTCGCCGACGAAGTCGTCGTGCACCTCGTCCTGCACGAGGAGCCGCGCGCCCGCCGAGCAGACCTGGCCGGCGTGGAGGAAGACGGCCATCAGCGCGTAGTCGACCGCGGTGTCGAACTCGGCGTCGGCGAAGACGATGTTGGGGTTCTTGCCGCCCAGCTCCAGCGCGATCTTCTTCACGGTCGGCGCGGCGGCTGCCATGATGAGCCGTCCGGTGGCCAGACCTCCGGTGAAGGACACCATGTCCACCCGGGGGTCCGAGGTCAGGGGCTCGCCCACGGCGGCTCCGGCCCCGAGTACGAGATTCGCGGCCCCCGGCGGCAGTCCGGCCTCGGTGAGCGCCTTCATCAGGAGGATCGCGGTGTGCGGGGTCAGTTCACTGGGCTTGAGGACGAAGGTGTTTCCCGCGGCGAGCGCCGGGGCGACCTTCCAGGCGGTCTGCAGAAGCGGGTAGTTCCACGGCGTGATCAGTGAGCACACGCCCACCGGTTCGTGCACCACCCGGCTGTCGATCGCGGGATCACCCGTGTCCACGACCCGGTCGGTGCCGCCGGCGGCGACGAGGTTGCCGAAGTAGCGGAAGCAGTCGGCGATGTCGTCCATGTCGTACTCGCTCTCCACGAGCCGCTTCCCGGTGTCCAGGGTCTCGGCTCGGGCGAACGCGGCCTTGTCGCGTTCCAGCAGGTCGGCGACGCGCAGCAGGAGCCGGCCGCGCTGCGCGGCCGGTGTGCGCGGCCAGGGTCCGCCGTCGAACGCCTCGCGCGCCGCGGCCACCGCTGCGGCCGCGTCCCGCGGTCCCGCCTCGTCGACGGCGGCGACCAGTTCGCCGTCGGCCGGGCAGCGGATCTCCCGCGTCCCGCCCGCGACGGCGGCGCTCCAGCGGCCACCGATGAACAGCTCAGGCATGGGTCCCTCCGGGCTCGGTCCGGGCTCGCACGGGTGGGTGGAGGCCGAAGCCGAACGTGCCGAGCTCGCCACCCAAAGTAAGCGCCCGCCGGCCGGCCCGCGCGTCGAGCGGGAGGTGCGCTTCGACCGCCCGCCGCCGGAGCCGGTCGCTCCCCCTCCCGGCCGGGCGGCGGGCCCGGCCCCCTGGGCGCGCCGCCGGCGGCCCGCGGCCGGCCGCGCGGGCCCGGCATCCGCCCCCTCGGCGGTGCAGGGCTTCCACCCGCCACGCCCCGGGCGCGCGCGACGGGACGCGGGTGCGATGCGATCCCGGAGCACCGGTTTCCGGCCGAAGACTCGATTCTCGTACGGAAACCATTCGCGCATCACCGCAGGTCAGAAGGTAGTTTCGGGTTGTACCATTGCAATTCGTCCACATGCCGGACACGCGTCACGCGATCGGCGCACCACGCACGAGCTGCCCGAACGGCCATTCGGTCGGCCCGTCGGACGCGGGCTGGGCCGGAAAACACTGATCGATGTGCGCTCACCGCCCGCAGCCGCAAGACTCCCGACCGCAATCACGCCCCCAAGTGAAGGAGTTTCACCAATGCGTCACATTCTCGGCAGGATCGGCGTCATCATCACGGCTTCCGCACTCACGACGGGCGCCGCCGCTGCCGCGAGCACGGCCGACGCCGGCCCTGCCCGGTCCGCCGGCCTCTACGCCCCGTCGGCCCTCGTCCTCTCGGTCGGCAAGGGGGATGCCTCCTCCGCGACCGTCCAGCGGGCGGTCACGCTGAGCTGTGCACCGCGCCCCGGCGGCACGCACCCCGCGCCCAGCGCCGCCTGTTCGGAACTGCGGTCTGTACAGGGCGAGTTCGCACAGCTGACGAGGCCGCAGTCCCAGGGCGACTGCACGCGCCAGTGGGACCCCCTCGTGCTGAGCGCGACCGGAGTGTGGCAGGGCCGGAGCGTCTCCTGGTCGGCGACCTTCGGCAACGAGTGCGAGATGCGGGCGAGCCTGTCCGAGGGCTCGGTCTTCTCGTTCTGACCCCGTGTCCCGGCCCCGGCAAGGGGTGAACGCTCCCCGGTACGACGGACAGCCCGTCGTACCGGGGAGCGTTCCGTCGTGCCGGGCGTCCCGCTCCCGGCCCCGGCAAGCGCCGGCCTACCCGAGGGGCCCTCCGAGCCACCGCGTCGAGCGACCGGCCGGGAGCAGCCGGCGCCCCAGCCTTCGAAGCCTCGTCGCGGCTCCGTCGAAGACCCCGGTACCGGCTCCATGGTGGGCGCACGCACTCCCGCACCTGGGACTATGGTGTCCCACCACATACGCCTCTGACCTGCACCTTCCTACGGTATGGCGACACGGAAACGTCCCCGCCAACTGTCCGGAAGTGGTATCCATGGCCGCCCCAGCAACCGCTCCCCCGCCGCCGTCCAACCTCCGCCGCATCGTCGCCGCGAGCCTCGTCGGGACGACCGTCGAGTGGTACGACTTCTTCCTCTACGGATCGGCCGCCGCGCTGGTCTTCAACAAGCTGTTCTTCCCCGACTCCGACCCGCTCGTCGGCACCCTCCTCTCCTTCCTCACCTATGCCGTGGGCTTCGCCGCCCGTCCGATCGGGGCCCTGGTCTTCGGGCACTACGGGGACCGGCTGGGGCGCAAGAAGCTCCTGGTCCTGAGCCTGCTGATGATGGGCGGCGCCACCTTCGCCATCGGCCTCCTGCCGACCCACGCCACGATCGGTTCCGCCGCGCCCGTCCTGCTGACCGTCCTGCGCCTCGTGCAGGGCTTCGCTCTCGGCGGCGAGTGGGGTGGCGCGGTGCTGCTCGTCTCGGAGCACGGCGATGCGAAACGGCGGGGCTTCTGGGCCTCGTGGCCCCAGACGGGAGCGCCCGCGGGGCAGTTGCTCGCCACCGGTGTGCTCTCCGCCCTCACGGCCCTCATGTCGGAGTCGGCGTTCGAGTCCTGGGGCTGGCGCATCCCGTTCCTGCTCTCCGGGGTGCTCGTGATCCTCGGCCTGTGGATCCGCCTCTCCGTCGACGAGTCGCCCGTCTTCAAGGCGGCCCTGCTCCAGGCCGAGCGGCGCAAGGCCGCCGCCGAGCCCGCGGAGAAGATGCCGCTCGTCGCCGTGCTGCGGCACCACTGGCGCGACGTGATCATCGCGATGGGCGCGCGGATGGCCGAGAACATCAGCTACTACGTGATCACCGCGTTCATCCTCGTGTACGCGACGACCGCCGTGGACCTGAGCAAGCAGACGGCACTCAACGCCGTACTCGTCGCCTCCGCCGTGCACTTCGCCGTGATCCCGCTGTGGGGCGCGTTGTCGGACCGGATCGGGCGCCGGCCGGTCTACCTGATCGGGGCCGTCGGTGTGGCGGTGTGGATGTTCCCGTTCTTCGCGCTGATCGACAGCCGGAGCTTCGGGAGCCTGCTGCTCGCCGTCACGGTCGGTCTGATCTTCCACGGCGCGATGTACGCACCCCAGGCGGCCTTCTTCGCGGAGATGTTCGCGACGCGGATGCGCTACTCGGGGGCGTCGATCGGCGCCCAGTTCTCCTCGGTGGCCGCGGGAGCTCCCGCCCCGCTCATCGCCACGGCGCTGCTCGCCGACTTCGGCACGTCGACCCCGATCTCCCTGTACGTCATCGCCGCCGCTCTGATCACGGTGCTGGCGATCGTCTGCGCCAAGGAGACCAGGAGCAGGGATCTCGCGGAGATCGAGCCGGGGGCGGCGCAGCAGGCCCCGGAGGCCCGCGACGTGCCCGCCGACGCCCGTACCGTCTGAACCACGGTCCCGAAGAAGCCGCGGGGCCCGTCTCCGTCAGCCGTCCCGGTCCACGGGACGGCTGACGGAGACGGGCCCCGCATCCCGTCCGTGCGTTCGGCCGTCGTGTCGGCTCCGCCCGGGCGCCCCGCCGTCACACGTCGTCACGCGTCGGCGGCGGGTGCCCCGTAGGTACCCTCCCCCGTGCTCAGGACCCGGTCGACGCCGGTGAGTTCGAGGATGTGACCGAGCTCCCTGCCCACCCCGACGAGGAGCAGGGACGTTCCTGCGGTCAGGCTCACGCGGTGGGCGACGACGAGTTCCGTGATGCCCACGGAGTCGCAGAACACGAGCCGTGACATGTCGAGGACCAGTGGCACCCCCGCACGCTTGGGTATCTCCTCGAAGGCCCTTCGGAAGCGGTCGGCCGTGAGGTGGTCGAGTGCTCCCGTGAGCCGCAGGACGACGGCTCCGTGATGTCCGTGATCCACCGTGAGCACCAGCGCGCGATCAGGCATCGCCGACGCTCCGCGGGACCGGGTGGTCGCCATGGGTGCGGTGGGCGCCGGCCGGGATGCGCCGGAGGTCAGAGGAGCCGGGCCGCCAGCAGCGCGATGTCATCGGTCTTTCCCTTTCCGAAGGTGTCGAGCAGGACGTCGCACAGCTCCTCCAGTGCCGGTGGCGCACCGCGGAGGGTCTCGCCCAGTGCCGCCATGCTGTCGTCGAGGTCCTCGCCGGGTACCTCGATGAGTCCGTCCGTCAGCAGCAGGAGTGTGGAGCCCTCCGGCACGTCGTGGCACGTGGCGGGCGGATGCGGCAACTGGAGGCCGAGCAGCGGTCCGTGCTCCGTCAGGTAGCGGGTGGAGCCGTCGGGGTGCCTCAGCAACGGCGGTATGTGTCCCGCGTTCGCGACGTGGATCCGCCGGCCGCCCGGCTCGACCAGGACGAGGCACACGGTGACGGTGATCGACGGGCGCAGCCGCACCAGCAGGGCGTCCAGGCGGTCGAGCAGGGTCCTGGGGCCGTGTCCCTCGATGGCGTAGGCGCGCAGTGCGTGGCGCACCTCGCCCATGATCATGGCGGCCTGCAGGGAGTGGCCCGCGACGTCGCCGATGGCGAGCAGCAGGCCGTCGGACGTCTGGATGGCCTCGTAGAAGTCGCCGCCGATCTCGGTGTGGTCGGCGGCGGGCTCGTAGCGTACGGCCATGTCCACGCCGGGCACTTCGGGCAGGCGGTCGGGCAGGAACGTGCGCTGGAGGGTGAGCACGAGGGCGTGCTCCTCGCTCTGGCTGCGCAGTGCCTCCAGGGCCAGCGCGCACGCCTGGGCCAGCTGCGACAGGAGTTCGCCGTCGTCGGCTCCCCCGAGGGTCGCGGCGTCCACGGCGAGGGCGACCGGGGGACGTCCCTGCTTCGTCCGGGCGAGGATCAGCCCGACCCGGCCGGGAAAGACGTCGGCGCGGCCGGAGGGATCACGTGAGACCAGTGCCTTCCACCGCTCGCCCGACAGCAGCACGGTGTCCGTACCCGTGCCGTCTCCGAGCGCCGTTTCGCACAGGAGGTCCAGGACGCGCAGGTCCGCCTGCCAGACGGGTACGGCGGACTCCTCCGGGCTCGCCGGGTCCGGGCCCCGGCCGCCGGGACCGGTCCGCGGGGCCGCGGCGAGATGGAGGGTGCGGCCGTCTGGACTCAGGGACACGGCGACGGCGGGTGAGCCCATCAGGGCGGCAGCCCCGGTGGCGGCGGCGGTGGTGAAGGCCTCGCCGTCGCGCGCCCCGTACACGGCGAGGGTGCTGCTGTTCAGCGCGGCCACCCGCGTGGCCAGCCGCTCGGCACGCCGGCGGGCGCGGGCGTAGCGCAGCGCGGCCGTGACCGTGGCCAGCAGTTCGTCCGGAGCGATCGGCTCGGTCAGGTAGGCGTCCGCGCCGCGGTGCAGCCCCAGGGCGCGGTCACTGACCTCGACCGCCGTCGCGGACACGTGGATGACGGGCAGCGAGGCGGTGCGTGGGTCGGCCTTGATCTGCTCGCACACCTCGAACCCGCTCATGTCGGGCAGCCGCACG is drawn from Streptomyces sp. NBC_00178 and contains these coding sequences:
- a CDS encoding LacI family DNA-binding transcriptional regulator is translated as MARPRIKDVARHAGVSEKTVSNVINDYTHVSDRTRRVVQESIAQLGYRVNLAGRHLRKGRTGIIALVVPELDVPYFAELARHVVREAGERSLTVLIHQSGADREHELAALAGFGSDFVDGVILSPLALTADDLRERAGAPPTVLLGELLEEGADHVAIDNELAAREATAHLIALGRRSVLAVGGRDDAGLGTAEARTRGYRAALDAAGIAYDPSALLPVASFRMSDGAAAVEAALNRGIRPDALLCFNDQLALGALRALHERGVRVPEEVAVIGFDDVEGGRFSVPTLSTVAPDKAAVARTAVQLLQRRIDEASGSPSDGTAVPAVLSPQDRVVAHRLVLRESTEGGSRAR
- a CDS encoding subtilase-type protease inhibitor, encoding MRHILGRIGVIITASALTTGAAAAASTADAGPARSAGLYAPSALVLSVGKGDASSATVQRAVTLSCAPRPGGTHPAPSAACSELRSVQGEFAQLTRPQSQGDCTRQWDPLVLSATGVWQGRSVSWSATFGNECEMRASLSEGSVFSF
- a CDS encoding fused response regulator/phosphatase, which translates into the protein MSHHAHPDSAVATVMVLDDNDTKRYIVGSWLRRAGHTVVEAADGAEGLALLAAASDADLPELAVVDVRLPDMSGFEVCEQIKADPRTASLPVIHVSATAVEVSDRALGLHRGADAYLTEPIAPDELLATVTAALRYARARRRAERLATRVAALNSSTLAVYGARDGEAFTTAAATGAAALMGSPAVAVSLSPDGRTLHLAAAPRTGPGGRGPDPASPEESAVPVWQADLRVLDLLCETALGDGTGTDTVLLSGERWKALVSRDPSGRADVFPGRVGLILARTKQGRPPVALAVDAATLGGADDGELLSQLAQACALALEALRSQSEEHALVLTLQRTFLPDRLPEVPGVDMAVRYEPAADHTEIGGDFYEAIQTSDGLLLAIGDVAGHSLQAAMIMGEVRHALRAYAIEGHGPRTLLDRLDALLVRLRPSITVTVCLVLVEPGGRRIHVANAGHIPPLLRHPDGSTRYLTEHGPLLGLQLPHPPATCHDVPEGSTLLLLTDGLIEVPGEDLDDSMAALGETLRGAPPALEELCDVLLDTFGKGKTDDIALLAARLL
- a CDS encoding GMC family oxidoreductase: MSAESAPRDEFDYVVVGGGTAGAVVAARLSEDPSVTVCVLEAGPSDVGDENVLRLDRWMGLLESGYDWDYPVEPQDNGNSFMRHARAKVLGGCSSHNSCIAFWAPAEDLDEWGALGCEGWSAADCFPLYKRLETNDAPGDHHGRGGPVTIRTIPPNDPCGAALLEACADAGIPTTPFNTGTTVTRGAHWFQINARADGTRSSASVSYLHPVIGQRPNLEVRTGLHAKRLVLDGGRRCTGVEYLTPDLIHSRTVGARREVVVACGSIDGPKLLMLSGIGPAEHLREMGVEVEVDSRAVGAHLQDHPEGVIMWEARQPMVTTSTQWWEIGIFADTEGGLDRPDLMFHYGSVPFDMNTYRRGYPTSENAFCLTPNVTRARSEGTVRLRTRDFRDKPRVDPRYFTDEHDVRVMTYGLRLARDIVSRAPMAAWAGRELAPGTGATTDEELLDYIRKTHNTVYHPAGTVRMGAVDDPEAVLDPRLRVKGVRGLRVADASVMPFLPAVNPCITTMMIGEKCADMIREDRD
- a CDS encoding STAS domain-containing protein; the encoded protein is MPDRALVLTVDHGHHGAVVLRLTGALDHLTADRFRRAFEEIPKRAGVPLVLDMSRLVFCDSVGITELVVAHRVSLTAGTSLLLVGVGRELGHILELTGVDRVLSTGEGTYGAPAADA
- a CDS encoding APC family permease; its protein translation is MSTSGPTSPDPTGTPPPGTRADGTHDDDSLAELGYKPELKRTLGNFHTFAAGISYISILTGTFQLFYFGVSFGGPAYWWSWPMVFVGQLMVALCFCELAARYPVAGSIYNWAKTMGGPHVGWLGGWMMMTATMVSLSAVALAYQITLPQIDDWFQFVGDGSGKNDAAENAVLLGTVLILFSTLINAFGVKLMARINSAGVFIELIAAVALIVFLAAHITRGPSSVLTDTYGLGEGRTLGYFGAFLTASLASAYVMYGFDTASSLGEESHHPSRNAPRAILRALIASFLIGGLILLFALLAVPDLAAKELSTGGLQYVVLQTLGSTIGEIFLWCVVVAITVCVLAVQAAGIRLMFAMARDNNLPAGSVLARVSPRFKTPVVPAVLIGVVGVVILVININQPQIFSVITSIAVIMIYVAYLLVTAPMLVRRLKGDWRCAEGNFTLGRFGLPVNILAVLWGAGMALNLAWPRAEVYNATGPQHWYLRWGAFVFVGIVGGGGFVYYWFVQRHRTGVLESHRSEANDPAEPTTPSA
- a CDS encoding MFS transporter, with product MAAPATAPPPPSNLRRIVAASLVGTTVEWYDFFLYGSAAALVFNKLFFPDSDPLVGTLLSFLTYAVGFAARPIGALVFGHYGDRLGRKKLLVLSLLMMGGATFAIGLLPTHATIGSAAPVLLTVLRLVQGFALGGEWGGAVLLVSEHGDAKRRGFWASWPQTGAPAGQLLATGVLSALTALMSESAFESWGWRIPFLLSGVLVILGLWIRLSVDESPVFKAALLQAERRKAAAEPAEKMPLVAVLRHHWRDVIIAMGARMAENISYYVITAFILVYATTAVDLSKQTALNAVLVASAVHFAVIPLWGALSDRIGRRPVYLIGAVGVAVWMFPFFALIDSRSFGSLLLAVTVGLIFHGAMYAPQAAFFAEMFATRMRYSGASIGAQFSSVAAGAPAPLIATALLADFGTSTPISLYVIAAALITVLAIVCAKETRSRDLAEIEPGAAQQAPEARDVPADARTV
- a CDS encoding aldehyde dehydrogenase family protein; this encodes MPELFIGGRWSAAVAGGTREIRCPADGELVAAVDEAGPRDAAAAVAAAREAFDGGPWPRTPAAQRGRLLLRVADLLERDKAAFARAETLDTGKRLVESEYDMDDIADCFRYFGNLVAAGGTDRVVDTGDPAIDSRVVHEPVGVCSLITPWNYPLLQTAWKVAPALAAGNTFVLKPSELTPHTAILLMKALTEAGLPPGAANLVLGAGAAVGEPLTSDPRVDMVSFTGGLATGRLIMAAAAPTVKKIALELGGKNPNIVFADAEFDTAVDYALMAVFLHAGQVCSAGARLLVQDEVHDDFVGELVRRAEGIRLGGPFDERSRSGPLISAAHRDKVETYVAAGLAEGAVLRCGGARPDDPALQRGFYFLPTVLDECTPDMSVVRDESFGPVLTVERFGEEAEAVALANDTVYGLAGAVWTQDGERAHRVAAGLRAGTVWINDFHPYVPQAEWGGMKQSGVGRELGPAGLAEYQEAKHIWRNTAARPQRWFE